CGTCGAGGTCAAGGGCGTCGTCCGTGAAGCGGGGGACCGAACGAAGATCGCCGTGGTATCCAAGGACTCCCAGGTGGACCCGGTGGGCGCGTGCGTCGGCATGAAGGGTTCGCGGGTGCAGGCCGTCGTGCGCGAGCTCCGTGGCGAGAAGATCGATATCATCCCGTGGTCCGAGGACCCGCGCATCTACATTGCGAAGGCGCTCAGCCCGGCCGTGGTCGAGAAGGTCGGTGTGACCGAGGAGGACCGGTCGGCGCTTGCCGTGGTCGCCGACAGTCAGCTGTCGCTCGCGATCGGTAAGAAGGGCCAGAACGTCAGGCTCGCGGCGAAGCTGACGGGCTGGAAGATCGACATCCTGAGCGAGTCCGAATACGACCAGGAGCGCCAGAAAGAACGCGAACAGGAGATCGAGGCGGCCATCGTCGAGGAGACGCGCAAGATGGCCGAGGAGACCGAGGCTGCCGAGACCCTCGAGGCCGAAGCGGCAGCCGCCGACGAACTGACCGCGATCGAGGGCGTGGGGCCCAAGACCGCCCAGGCCCTCCGTGAGGCCGGTTACGATACCATTGCGAAGGTGGCGGCCATGGCTGACGAGGAGATCCTTGCCGTGCCGGGGATCGGTGAAAAGACGGCACAGAAGATTCTCGATGCCGCGCGCGCCCATGTGAAGAAGTAAAACGCGGCGGAGGGCCGGATTGATATGAAACACGGACCGGAGCGGACCTGCATAGGGTGCAGGGGCGTCTTCCCGAAGGATGAGGTCGTGAGGATCGTGGCAGGTTCAGACGGCACGGTTGTCCTGGACTACCGCGAAAAGCTGCCCGGTCGTGCAGTCTATGTCTGTCCCAAGCGGGCATGCATCGAGGGCGCGATGAGCAAGGAGGCCCTGTCGCGGTCGCTTAAGCTCAGGATCAAGTCGCCGTCGGCGTCAGAATTCACGGCGATGCTCGTTTCGGCCATTAACGGCAAAGTCAGAGCTCTCATTTTCATGTCGGCCAAGTCGGGGAAATTGGCGGCAGGGTATTCAGCGGTGCAGGACGCTCTGGAAAAAGGCCGAATCGAAATGCTGATCTGGGCCCAAGATCTGTCGGACGGCACGAGGGAAAAGCTCCAGCAGGCGGGGGCAGCGTCCCTCCGCCAGGCAACGATGCTGAGCCGTGACGACATGGGGGAGATGCTGGGCCGGGAGCTGGTCGGGGTCATTGC
This Nitrospirota bacterium DNA region includes the following protein-coding sequences:
- the nusA gene encoding transcription termination factor NusA — translated: MSQELIQVIDQISKEKGISKEMVVEAVESALVSAAKKKYGTQRIAVQIDPKRGDIIMYAYKKVVPEVANAEEEITLAEAIELFPEAQLDGEVPLQVQFEGFGRIAAQTARQVIVQKVREAERDVILKEFNDKIGQLVNGIVLRHEKGAYYIDLGKTEAVLPAREQVPRESYRRGDRVRAFVLEVRDTSKGPQVVLSRANPDFVSRLFEMEVPEIYENIVEVKGVVREAGDRTKIAVVSKDSQVDPVGACVGMKGSRVQAVVRELRGEKIDIIPWSEDPRIYIAKALSPAVVEKVGVTEEDRSALAVVADSQLSLAIGKKGQNVRLAAKLTGWKIDILSESEYDQERQKEREQEIEAAIVEETRKMAEETEAAETLEAEAAAADELTAIEGVGPKTAQALREAGYDTIAKVAAMADEEILAVPGIGEKTAQKILDAARAHVKK
- a CDS encoding DUF448 domain-containing protein; translation: MKHGPERTCIGCRGVFPKDEVVRIVAGSDGTVVLDYREKLPGRAVYVCPKRACIEGAMSKEALSRSLKLRIKSPSASEFTAMLVSAINGKVRALIFMSAKSGKLAAGYSAVQDALEKGRIEMLIWAQDLSDGTREKLQQAGAASLRQATMLSRDDMGEMLGRELVGVIALLDRGLANAVWNEAGRLNSLINNGE